Proteins co-encoded in one Chroococcidiopsis sp. TS-821 genomic window:
- a CDS encoding glycosyltransferase family 39 protein, with amino-acid sequence MKPQSRQPQDINLYQRLFQASPIQLQVFLLVGWVIIGSVLRLTNLATKPPWNDEFATAVFSLGNSFRTVPLNQAIALDTLLQPLQFNPNAEVSHVIQHLMIESTHPPVYFVLTHLWMKLFSPSDEFALFWVARSLSVFFGVAAIPAMFGLGYLAFRSLIVGQIAAALMAVSPYGIYQAQEARHYTLAILLVIASLYCFILAIRHLQRRECLAGWVALLWVFINALGIAVHYFFFLFICAITLVLLSFWLADFYNWIKSKNHLQNFSFAHWYRLFAVVIGTLIASFVWLPVWQSIPNKQTTQWIFDDNSFNLLESILQLLAWIITMFALLPIEGVNIFIILFFGALLFGFFIWLLPAIIQGIQVQISYPPTRWACLALLQFLLAAIALVYIISFIFDADLTIAARYQFFYFPVVLVLLAAAISIYWDSNKVLNYSLSVRIRQILFVYSPKLKGKKIVILLLFAGLLGSLTVIYNFAYQKPDRPDLLIPIINKDSQNSTLIATTHFTHEQIGEMMGLALEFKNYYSYQFSATNSPLFLLACLEQNPSSIKVLEKTILQLPKPLTLWVVNFFPTIEPKLKGCSIDSEARPKMNGYKYRLYHCL; translated from the coding sequence ATGAAACCACAATCTCGCCAGCCTCAGGATATTAATTTATATCAACGGCTTTTTCAAGCTTCTCCCATTCAGTTGCAAGTATTTCTTTTAGTGGGATGGGTAATCATTGGCAGTGTTTTGCGGTTGACCAATTTAGCAACAAAACCCCCCTGGAACGATGAATTTGCTACTGCGGTGTTTAGCCTAGGAAATAGTTTTCGTACTGTTCCCCTCAACCAAGCGATCGCTTTAGACACTCTCTTACAACCGCTACAATTTAATCCGAATGCTGAAGTTAGTCATGTCATTCAGCATTTAATGATTGAAAGCACGCATCCACCAGTCTATTTTGTTTTAACGCACCTGTGGATGAAATTATTTTCTCCCAGTGATGAATTCGCTTTATTTTGGGTAGCGCGATCGCTGAGTGTCTTTTTCGGAGTTGCGGCGATTCCAGCAATGTTTGGTTTAGGTTATTTAGCTTTTCGTTCGTTAATTGTCGGACAAATTGCGGCTGCGCTGATGGCAGTTTCGCCGTACGGAATTTATCAAGCGCAAGAAGCCCGTCATTATACTTTAGCTATTCTACTTGTTATTGCATCTTTGTATTGTTTCATCTTAGCTATTCGTCATCTTCAGCGCCGCGAATGTTTGGCAGGCTGGGTAGCATTACTTTGGGTATTTATTAACGCTTTGGGTATTGCAGTTCACTACTTCTTTTTCTTATTCATCTGTGCAATAACGCTAGTGCTTCTGAGCTTTTGGCTTGCAGATTTTTATAATTGGATTAAATCTAAAAATCACCTTCAAAACTTTTCTTTTGCACATTGGTACCGTCTATTTGCCGTAGTCATTGGTACTTTGATTGCTAGTTTTGTTTGGCTTCCAGTATGGCAAAGTATCCCAAATAAACAAACAACTCAATGGATTTTTGACGATAATTCCTTCAATCTTCTAGAAAGTATTCTTCAACTTCTAGCTTGGATAATTACAATGTTCGCCTTGCTGCCTATTGAGGGTGTCAATATATTTATAATACTTTTCTTTGGTGCGTTATTATTCGGATTTTTTATCTGGCTGCTTCCAGCTATTATACAAGGTATTCAAGTGCAAATTAGCTATCCTCCAACTCGATGGGCATGTCTAGCTTTACTGCAATTTCTTTTAGCCGCGATCGCACTTGTTTATATTATTTCTTTTATCTTTGATGCCGATTTAACTATTGCCGCAAGATATCAATTCTTTTACTTTCCTGTTGTTCTAGTTTTATTGGCAGCAGCAATCTCTATTTATTGGGATTCTAATAAAGTTTTAAATTATTCATTATCAGTAAGAATTCGCCAAATACTGTTCGTGTATTCGCCAAAATTAAAAGGCAAAAAAATAGTTATTTTGCTACTTTTCGCAGGATTGTTAGGAAGTCTTACAGTTATTTACAACTTTGCTTATCAAAAACCCGATCGCCCCGATCTATTAATTCCTATTATAAATAAAGACTCGCAAAATTCTACTCTCATTGCGACAACTCACTTTACTCACGAGCAAATCGGTGAAATGATGGGGTTGGCGTTAGAGTTCAAAAATTATTATTCTTATCAATTTTCTGCTACTAATTCTCCTTTATTTCTTCTAGCTTGCCTAGAACAAAATCCTTCATCTATTAAAGTTTTGGAAAAAACTATATTACAATTACCAAAGCCTCTAACTTTATGGGTAGTTAATTTTTTTCCTACTATAGAACCAAAACTAAAAGGTTGCTCAATCGACTCTGAAGCTAGACCGAAAATGAACGGTTATAAATATCGACTTTACCATTGTTTATAA
- a CDS encoding peptidylprolyl isomerase has protein sequence MESTSFLIVDDQPITLSQALKYLQTSGKLQPFILEILRQRILETELNTREDLEINPGVIEQAIIDFRLQQQLTDPNIFQEWLINNGLDYPTFHQQVVFNFKLEKLRNIITEPRIQEYFIEQKIFLDRVVLSRIVVKEQELAEELKSQILEGARFEQLAQEYSVTDDRIVNGMMGPISRGQLPDALRALIELVNPGEVVGPIEIDGWYCLFRVEQFIPASLEGAVKQELENQLFEQWLGEKMQKLNIKLQVNS, from the coding sequence ATGGAATCTACATCATTTTTAATAGTTGACGACCAACCAATTACTCTTTCTCAAGCTCTGAAATATCTACAAACATCTGGCAAGCTCCAACCTTTTATCTTAGAAATCCTCCGACAAAGAATTTTGGAAACAGAATTAAATACGCGCGAAGATCTTGAAATCAATCCTGGAGTCATTGAGCAAGCCATCATTGATTTTCGCTTGCAACAGCAACTTACCGATCCAAATATCTTTCAAGAGTGGTTAATAAATAATGGTTTGGACTATCCAACTTTTCATCAACAAGTAGTTTTTAACTTCAAACTAGAAAAACTGAGAAATATTATTACTGAACCGCGAATTCAAGAGTACTTTATCGAGCAGAAGATTTTTCTAGATCGCGTAGTGCTTTCTCGGATTGTGGTGAAGGAACAGGAATTAGCAGAAGAACTGAAAAGCCAGATTTTGGAAGGGGCTAGATTTGAGCAACTAGCTCAAGAATATTCGGTAACAGACGATCGCATTGTCAATGGAATGATGGGACCAATTAGTCGCGGTCAACTACCTGACGCACTGCGGGCTTTAATTGAGTTGGTCAATCCTGGCGAAGTCGTAGGTCCTATAGAAATTGATGGATGGTATTGTTTATTTCGCGTGGAACAATTTATTCCTGCTAGCTTGGAGGGAGCGGTAAAACAAGAATTAGAAAATCAGCTTTTTGAACAATGGCTTGGTGAGAAAATGCAAAAGCTAAATATTAAGCTGCAAGTTAATTCATAA
- a CDS encoding kelch repeat-containing protein, with product MPADLSFDFSTPIPGTLADKNGLGTGFTSVQPNSTGDAYDLSLINLDTASSSLVLTATQGSNASANNLKNALQVAVDTITQPFRISTRIKGPVTGLDAAYKQGGIFLGSDQDNYAKLVVVNDGKNLKLQFYNEQSGVGTSVGELTGLNWAGINTLDLYLTGDPQTKTLQAAYRVNSDTALPTSLQTLQLVSPQGSSLFADSTTSRAGILAFTGQSSNVNVTFDYFGVKPVTGINPDFNQINWSSGTAMPVGRTEPGSAIADGKLFVFGGYSGQWQPSVRSDVYDPQTNTWSRIADLPKPVNHIVPAVDGRNIYIAGGYVGKEPSGQIYATKDVWKYNIDTNSWSAMPALPAARASGGLAVVNGKLHFFGGANINRQDRGEHWFLDLNGGTNWQLATPLPNPRTHLGVAVLGGKIYAIGGQHDVDENLVTQSSVHVWDPANPNQWKEVASLPKARSHISSATFVMNGKIIVAGGETAHEAYIADVTAYDPLSNSWQELTPLPQPRLAGVAANFGNQIFFTGGHPGFSATSFQGIPVTSNQQALYRINVGSSTPYTDSNGNTWSPDTGLFQPQNAVALNGGPINPTPAIANTVDDTLYQTFRGKIGDSSTPMASRVLSLNLPISTPQNVDIRLHFAELYHGAPGRAPGGSGKRVFDVIAEGKTVLNDFDIFAASGGALKAVVVPINGIPVNDGTLNLQFKAEKDFASIAAIEVLAAT from the coding sequence ATGCCTGCTGATTTGAGCTTTGATTTTTCAACACCAATTCCTGGAACGTTAGCAGACAAAAATGGTCTAGGCACTGGATTTACCTCCGTACAACCCAATAGCACGGGTGATGCTTATGACTTAAGTTTGATTAACCTAGATACAGCAAGCAGCAGCCTCGTATTAACAGCAACACAAGGTAGCAATGCCTCAGCTAATAATCTCAAAAATGCACTGCAAGTCGCTGTTGATACCATTACTCAGCCATTTAGAATTAGTACGCGCATTAAAGGTCCGGTGACTGGACTCGATGCAGCTTACAAGCAAGGCGGTATTTTCCTAGGCTCAGACCAAGATAACTATGCCAAACTTGTGGTAGTGAATGATGGTAAAAATCTCAAACTGCAGTTCTACAACGAGCAAAGCGGCGTAGGAACAAGTGTTGGCGAACTTACAGGCTTAAACTGGGCAGGCATTAATACTCTTGATTTATACTTAACAGGCGATCCGCAAACTAAAACGCTGCAAGCAGCATACCGCGTTAACTCTGATACAGCCCTACCAACGAGTCTACAAACTTTGCAGCTGGTCAGTCCTCAAGGTTCATCTTTGTTTGCAGACTCCACAACTTCGCGAGCAGGTATTCTGGCTTTTACAGGTCAGTCATCAAACGTCAATGTCACTTTTGATTACTTTGGGGTGAAACCAGTGACCGGTATCAACCCCGACTTTAATCAAATTAATTGGAGTAGTGGGACAGCGATGCCAGTAGGCAGAACTGAACCTGGAAGTGCGATCGCTGATGGCAAATTATTCGTCTTTGGCGGCTACAGTGGTCAATGGCAGCCGAGCGTCCGCTCAGATGTCTACGACCCCCAAACTAACACCTGGTCGCGAATAGCAGACTTGCCTAAGCCTGTCAATCATATTGTCCCAGCCGTAGACGGCAGAAATATCTACATCGCAGGTGGCTATGTCGGAAAAGAACCAAGCGGACAGATTTATGCCACTAAAGATGTCTGGAAATACAATATTGACACCAATTCTTGGTCGGCAATGCCAGCACTCCCTGCAGCACGCGCATCGGGTGGGTTAGCCGTTGTTAATGGCAAGCTTCACTTCTTTGGTGGTGCTAACATCAATCGTCAAGATCGAGGCGAGCACTGGTTTTTAGACTTAAACGGAGGAACCAACTGGCAATTAGCAACTCCTTTACCCAATCCCCGCACGCACTTAGGAGTTGCCGTTCTTGGAGGTAAAATTTACGCAATTGGGGGTCAGCATGATGTTGACGAGAACTTAGTGACTCAAAGTTCTGTACACGTGTGGGATCCTGCGAATCCTAACCAATGGAAAGAAGTTGCCAGCTTACCGAAAGCGCGATCGCATATTTCTAGTGCAACTTTTGTGATGAACGGTAAGATTATTGTGGCTGGAGGCGAAACCGCACACGAAGCTTACATTGCTGACGTCACCGCATACGATCCTTTGTCCAATTCGTGGCAGGAACTTACGCCATTACCACAACCAAGGCTGGCAGGCGTTGCTGCCAATTTTGGTAACCAGATTTTCTTTACCGGCGGACACCCAGGTTTTAGTGCAACTTCCTTCCAGGGCATACCGGTCACAAGTAATCAACAAGCCTTGTATCGCATCAACGTAGGTAGCAGTACGCCATACACGGATAGCAACGGCAATACTTGGTCGCCAGATACAGGACTATTCCAGCCTCAGAATGCGGTCGCACTCAATGGCGGTCCAATTAACCCCACTCCCGCGATCGCTAATACAGTTGATGACACGCTATATCAAACGTTCCGAGGCAAAATTGGTGACAGTAGTACCCCCATGGCATCGCGCGTTTTGTCATTGAACTTACCAATTAGCACGCCCCAAAATGTAGATATCCGGTTACACTTTGCTGAGTTGTATCATGGTGCACCAGGACGGGCACCTGGAGGTTCAGGTAAACGAGTTTTTGATGTAATTGCGGAGGGCAAAACTGTACTCAATGACTTTGATATTTTTGCTGCAAGTGGTGGTGCACTCAAAGCAGTTGTTGTGCCAATTAACGGAATTCCAGTCAACGATGGAACATTAAATTTGCAGTTTAAAGCTGAAAAAGATTTTGCTTCGATTGCCGCAATCGAAGTTTTAGCAGCTACCTAA
- a CDS encoding malectin domain-containing carbohydrate-binding protein, translated as MATDLLNPSINSTTDLTLNHSTSYSSLQATQADPYNFSSFNQSNASGSSLQVLTPDANIVPNRMVFSTVAGEVRAPKTLTLTNTGSTPLTVTLNLGDSQEKSNAVRPLDHQRAADFQILDAPTGQPFVLGANETRNIAVQFAPKRPAKLSTTPTTHTFNGENYASLTINTNGQPAKTVNLAGLNTANYEGNNEASVAEITRIFGWTTNIGSESNILGGQKSLLGDEVYSPYWVRADNSKPVQLWPLAVYSGRSDGSHDPIRFQAKPGSGGRSGLLYQHAGRLQADNVPGSNDLSGGENQKLLPKILVGNASITPTPEKVSFIPNSPFALNRSFQFNSNEGAWTDYTQNLPDQTHNWRMYPIRDAQGTLIPHTWLAASDPGNSLVGLGKNFDYNDNVYLLVNAKPENPALDPSVGGRVPGSPDLLFYFNKTYENVFANGLKDKNGKNIGFTKTQLNKNDTFTSITSYNPNLIDLNTSGSGTLKITTTSGSNGGQDNTLVNGLQTVFDGRASKAVISTKLLGPFNNIQAGYQQAGVMLGPDQDNYIKVVAIARQDNQLGIQFYQENRGVGQTIGTAAIPNPGNLQSLELKLFTDPQAGTVRAGYRVGNNNVVLLPGVVSLKGGQIGSFFAAQSKAGLITTNKGSTPFTATFDNFLISSNETTAQRQVLHRINVGSNSQYKTPGGFVWSADTGLFSPSNASPETTLGTPNIQNTVLDPVYRTYRAKIGNGSIPMSSRVLSFALPVQPGKVDLRLHFSENYWGAPNRVPGGVGKRVFDVIVEGKTVLHNFDITAAAGGALKAVRVPIEGIQVNDGQLNIQLKAKTDFGAISGIEVFRSV; from the coding sequence ATGGCGACCGATCTACTCAATCCTTCTATTAATTCAACAACTGATCTCACTCTCAATCATTCAACGAGTTACAGTAGTTTGCAGGCAACTCAGGCAGATCCCTATAACTTCAGTAGCTTCAACCAAAGTAATGCCAGTGGGAGTAGCCTACAAGTCCTGACCCCAGATGCTAATATCGTCCCCAACAGAATGGTATTTAGCACTGTTGCAGGAGAAGTCCGAGCCCCAAAAACCTTAACGCTGACCAACACAGGAAGTACACCGCTAACCGTTACGCTAAATCTTGGTGATTCGCAAGAAAAAAGCAATGCTGTTAGACCGCTAGACCATCAAAGGGCTGCCGATTTTCAGATCTTAGATGCCCCTACAGGGCAACCGTTTGTCCTAGGAGCAAATGAAACGCGCAATATTGCAGTTCAATTCGCCCCGAAGCGACCTGCAAAATTAAGTACTACCCCCACAACACACACCTTTAATGGGGAAAACTACGCATCGCTGACAATTAACACCAATGGTCAGCCAGCAAAAACGGTCAATCTTGCAGGATTGAATACAGCAAACTACGAAGGAAATAATGAAGCTTCTGTCGCTGAAATTACTCGGATCTTTGGCTGGACAACGAATATCGGTAGTGAAAGCAATATTTTGGGCGGTCAGAAAAGCCTCCTAGGAGATGAAGTGTACTCGCCTTATTGGGTACGTGCTGACAATTCCAAACCAGTTCAATTGTGGCCTTTAGCAGTATATAGCGGTCGTAGCGATGGCTCTCATGACCCTATTCGATTTCAGGCAAAACCTGGTAGTGGTGGAAGAAGCGGTCTACTTTATCAACATGCTGGACGATTGCAGGCTGATAACGTACCTGGTAGCAACGATTTAAGTGGTGGTGAAAATCAAAAACTACTCCCTAAAATCTTAGTTGGCAACGCAAGTATCACTCCTACACCTGAGAAAGTAAGCTTCATTCCTAACAGTCCCTTTGCACTAAACCGCAGTTTTCAATTTAATAGTAACGAAGGTGCTTGGACAGATTACACCCAAAATCTTCCTGACCAAACGCACAACTGGCGAATGTATCCAATTCGCGATGCTCAAGGTACCTTGATTCCTCATACTTGGCTAGCTGCTTCCGATCCTGGAAATAGCCTTGTTGGTCTAGGTAAAAACTTCGACTACAACGACAATGTTTATTTGTTGGTCAACGCTAAACCAGAAAACCCAGCGTTAGATCCCTCAGTAGGCGGTAGAGTTCCTGGTTCGCCTGACTTGCTATTTTACTTCAACAAAACTTATGAGAATGTCTTTGCTAACGGGTTGAAGGACAAAAATGGCAAGAATATTGGATTTACCAAAACACAACTGAATAAAAACGATACTTTTACCTCAATAACTTCTTATAACCCGAACCTGATAGACCTCAATACAAGTGGTTCAGGAACATTGAAGATTACAACGACCAGCGGTAGCAATGGCGGTCAGGACAATACACTCGTCAACGGATTGCAAACTGTCTTTGATGGTCGAGCAAGTAAAGCGGTGATTAGTACCAAACTACTCGGTCCATTCAACAACATTCAAGCAGGTTACCAGCAAGCAGGCGTGATGCTTGGTCCAGATCAAGATAACTATATTAAAGTCGTCGCGATCGCCCGCCAAGATAACCAATTGGGTATCCAATTCTACCAAGAAAACAGGGGAGTCGGGCAAACAATCGGGACGGCAGCGATTCCTAATCCTGGTAATTTGCAGTCTTTAGAGTTGAAGTTGTTTACCGATCCACAAGCTGGAACAGTCCGCGCTGGCTATCGCGTAGGTAATAACAATGTTGTTCTCCTACCAGGTGTTGTATCGCTCAAAGGCGGTCAAATTGGTAGCTTTTTTGCTGCTCAGAGTAAAGCTGGGCTAATTACTACTAATAAAGGCTCGACACCATTCACGGCAACTTTTGACAACTTCTTAATTTCCTCGAATGAAACCACAGCACAACGGCAAGTTCTCCATCGCATTAATGTAGGTAGTAACTCGCAATACAAAACTCCTGGTGGTTTTGTGTGGTCAGCAGATACAGGTTTATTTAGTCCGTCAAATGCCTCGCCCGAAACAACGCTAGGCACACCTAATATTCAAAATACAGTGCTCGATCCTGTTTACCGTACCTATCGAGCAAAAATTGGCAATGGTTCAATCCCGATGTCTTCTCGCGTACTTTCCTTTGCATTACCTGTTCAACCAGGTAAGGTTGACCTCCGGTTACACTTCTCCGAAAACTACTGGGGTGCGCCAAATCGCGTCCCTGGAGGTGTTGGCAAACGCGTGTTTGATGTCATTGTGGAAGGTAAAACAGTACTCCACAACTTTGATATCACAGCTGCTGCAGGTGGGGCTTTGAAGGCAGTAAGAGTACCAATTGAAGGCATACAAGTCAATGACGGTCAACTCAATATTCAACTCAAGGCAAAAACGGATTTCGGTGCTATTTCGGGAATTGAAGTTTTCCGTTCGGTGTAG
- a CDS encoding DUF6464 family protein, which translates to MLALLWIIAVGFIPPLLSVWIVRRTQKRVQAQLRRAMTVTNRMRARRYPVSSPLDSYYLEGVGYLIGDISCKFNARSRYIRCAVNPEGPCQRCRHYEPNKGL; encoded by the coding sequence GTGTTAGCGCTACTCTGGATTATTGCTGTAGGTTTCATCCCGCCTTTACTTTCAGTATGGATCGTGCGCCGTACTCAAAAAAGAGTGCAAGCTCAGTTGAGACGGGCAATGACAGTGACAAACAGAATGAGGGCTAGGCGCTACCCAGTTTCTTCACCTCTAGACAGCTATTACTTAGAAGGAGTTGGATATCTCATTGGTGATATTAGTTGCAAATTTAATGCAAGATCTCGCTATATTCGCTGCGCTGTCAATCCGGAAGGTCCGTGTCAAAGATGTCGTCACTACGAACCAAACAAGGGACTTTAA
- a CDS encoding type I secretion system permease/ATPase, whose product MITTDEIQNLMWDKVPLSCLTSEEQVQFQHQAETRSYVVGEIIWSTDGEERIQGSGSQILILAGKVRLVPEHGESIILQQGDWLGDLLELSGRWKARVSSREVVVLHWKADFWTTVASPQVKQFWAAVRSRYQPQQEPQPQPILGYPFVASLNTAAACLTMVTQHLQHPAQLEWVQRQTRGQSPKYIVEAAEKVGLQLQKIQVSWSDLRQLSFPALLHWQQESWVVVYGVKGDRLIIANPLNPSQTCESIPRSIVETAWNGQLWQIELIQKRDKFNLSWFLPAVWRYRRLLGEVLLASFTLQLFGLATPVITQVIIDKVLVQESLSTLDVMAIALLAIALFEAILGILRIFIFTHTARRLDLSLSAQVFRHLMRLPLAYFESRRVGDTAARVQELQNIREFLTGTTLTVVLDSLFVVMYLALMFYYSIPLTWVALAVIPLFALLILASTPILRNWLDEAFNQSADSQSFLVETITGIHSVKAHGAERTSRERWEGLFARYIRTNFKASTASKITSNIGTFLTSLSYLLILWFGARLAIDQQLTVGQLVAFQMLSARVTGPLLRLVQLWQNLQQVFLSVDRLGDVLNVAPEAEPGSGLVLPALQGQVTFDQVFFRYRPNQEPILRGISFNVQPGMFVGIVGRSGSGKSTLSKLLQRLYLPESGRILIDGFDIKSADIASLRQQISVVLQEDFLFNGSILENITLGNPDITAEEVVKAARMASAHDFVSELPQGYETPIGERGTGLSGGQRQRIALARMFLSRAPILILDEATTALDSETEQQVLQNIQDIAKNRTVFMIAHRFEPLKKADLILVLEKGVLMEQGTHAELMQKKGLYWSLYQRQQNH is encoded by the coding sequence ATGATTACAACAGATGAAATTCAAAACTTGATGTGGGATAAAGTGCCCTTATCGTGTTTAACTTCTGAAGAACAAGTTCAATTCCAACATCAAGCTGAAACGCGCAGCTATGTCGTCGGTGAAATTATTTGGTCTACTGACGGTGAAGAGCGAATTCAAGGTTCTGGAAGCCAAATTTTGATTTTAGCTGGCAAGGTGCGCCTAGTACCAGAGCACGGAGAATCAATTATATTGCAGCAAGGAGATTGGCTAGGCGATTTGTTAGAACTTTCAGGAAGGTGGAAAGCCAGAGTATCAAGTCGAGAGGTCGTTGTTTTACACTGGAAGGCAGATTTTTGGACAACAGTTGCATCGCCTCAAGTAAAGCAGTTTTGGGCAGCAGTGCGATCGCGCTATCAACCCCAGCAAGAACCGCAACCGCAGCCAATACTGGGTTATCCCTTTGTAGCCAGTTTGAATACAGCAGCGGCGTGTTTGACAATGGTGACACAACACCTGCAACATCCGGCGCAGCTAGAGTGGGTACAACGGCAAACACGCGGACAAAGCCCTAAATATATTGTGGAAGCCGCAGAAAAAGTTGGTTTGCAATTACAAAAAATCCAAGTCAGTTGGAGTGACTTACGGCAGCTATCATTTCCAGCTTTGCTACATTGGCAACAAGAGTCATGGGTTGTTGTGTACGGCGTTAAAGGCGATCGCTTGATAATTGCGAATCCGCTTAATCCGAGTCAAACCTGCGAAAGTATTCCGCGCAGCATTGTGGAGACAGCATGGAATGGGCAACTTTGGCAGATAGAACTGATTCAAAAACGCGATAAGTTCAATCTCAGTTGGTTTTTGCCAGCAGTATGGCGTTATCGCAGGCTACTAGGGGAAGTTCTCTTAGCTTCGTTTACGTTACAACTATTTGGCTTAGCGACACCTGTCATTACCCAGGTGATCATCGATAAAGTTTTAGTGCAAGAAAGCCTTTCTACTCTAGATGTAATGGCGATCGCGCTATTGGCGATCGCGCTATTTGAGGCAATTCTCGGTATTCTCAGAATATTTATTTTTACGCATACTGCCCGCCGACTCGATTTAAGTTTATCAGCGCAAGTATTTCGTCATTTGATGCGCTTACCGCTAGCTTATTTTGAGTCGCGACGCGTTGGAGATACAGCCGCACGCGTTCAGGAATTACAAAATATCCGCGAGTTTCTTACGGGGACGACTTTAACCGTGGTTCTCGATAGCTTATTTGTGGTGATGTATTTAGCGCTGATGTTTTACTACAGTATCCCACTCACCTGGGTAGCGCTTGCTGTCATTCCGCTATTTGCGCTGTTGATTCTGGCATCTACTCCTATTCTGCGCAACTGGCTTGATGAAGCTTTTAATCAAAGTGCTGATAGCCAATCGTTTTTAGTCGAAACGATTACAGGAATTCATTCGGTAAAAGCGCACGGCGCAGAACGTACCTCGCGCGAACGCTGGGAAGGACTTTTTGCCCGTTATATCCGCACTAATTTTAAAGCATCGACAGCTTCCAAAATTACGAGTAATATTGGTACTTTTTTGACAAGTTTGTCCTACTTACTCATTCTTTGGTTTGGAGCAAGATTAGCGATCGATCAGCAGCTGACAGTCGGTCAATTGGTCGCATTTCAAATGCTATCTGCTAGGGTTACAGGTCCACTATTGCGCTTGGTACAGCTGTGGCAAAACTTACAGCAGGTTTTTCTTTCGGTAGATCGCCTTGGAGACGTCTTGAACGTTGCACCCGAAGCTGAACCTGGTTCTGGCTTGGTTCTACCAGCGTTGCAAGGACAAGTCACTTTTGACCAAGTATTTTTCCGTTACCGCCCTAACCAAGAACCTATTTTGCGCGGGATCTCGTTTAATGTCCAGCCCGGAATGTTTGTTGGGATTGTCGGGCGTAGTGGTTCGGGCAAAAGCACGCTTTCTAAGCTGTTACAACGCCTTTATCTCCCAGAGTCTGGTCGCATTCTCATCGATGGCTTTGATATTAAAAGTGCTGATATTGCCTCATTACGTCAACAAATTAGTGTCGTTCTTCAAGAAGACTTTTTATTCAATGGCTCGATTCTAGAAAATATTACTTTAGGTAATCCTGATATTACTGCGGAGGAGGTTGTCAAAGCAGCGCGGATGGCATCCGCCCATGATTTTGTCAGTGAATTACCACAAGGGTACGAAACTCCCATTGGCGAACGCGGTACCGGATTATCAGGAGGTCAACGGCAAAGAATTGCGTTAGCACGAATGTTTTTATCACGCGCTCCCATTCTCATCTTAGATGAAGCAACAACTGCCTTAGACAGTGAAACAGAACAGCAAGTTTTACAAAATATCCAAGATATTGCCAAAAACCGTACTGTTTTTATGATTGCCCACCGCTTTGAACCACTCAAAAAAGCAGATTTGATTTTGGTTCTAGAAAAAGGTGTATTGATGGAACAGGGAACGCACGCCGAGTTAATGCAGAAAAAAGGATTGTACTGGTCGCTGTACCAGCGTCAACAAAATCACTGA